The sequence AGTTTCTCTATCTAAACTAGATTTATTATAAACATAATTATCAAAATCTTCATAACTAAATCCTAGTTCTTGTTCATCTTCTTGATTTTCTCATAAACCTGCTGAAGGTTTCTTTTCAATAATTTGTTGAGGAATACCTATTAATTTTGCCAGCTCAAAAACCTCCATTTTAGTTAAATGTACAATAGGCAAAAGATCAACTCCACCATCACCGTATTTAGTGAAATAACCTAAAAACATTTCCGCCATATTGTCAGTTCCTAAAACTAAATATTTTTTTTCTTGAGCAAAAGCATATAAAGTAGTCATTCTTAGTCTTGGCTTGATATTGGCAATTGCTAATTTATTTACTACAGGTAAATGTGAAGTCATTACTTTAAAAGTTTCATTTAAATCAACAATTTCAAATGATAAATCTAATTTTTGTACCACAGAAATGGCATCTTTTAAATCTTGATCACTGGATTCAATTGGCATAATTAAACCTAGTGAATTGTTAGGAAAAGCATCTTTGGCAATTGCTGCTACAACTGAAGAATCAATCCCTCCAGAAAGCCCTACAATTACTCCATCGCACTTAGCATTTTTGACTGATTCTTGAACTCATTTAACAAGATAATTATAATAATCGAGTAATTTCATAATTTATAATTTTTTATGTTCATAAAACTAGATAATTTTATATTTTAATAAAATTTGTTTTTCATAAAAAAATTGACATTTTTAAGTCAATTTTCTTTGTTGAAAATTAAAATTTTATCAGTTATTTTTTTATTTAACTTATTTTAAAATGTGCTAAAATTTTTCTATTAGCCATCATAGCTCAGTAGGCAGAGCACATCCATGGTAAGGATGGGGTCGCAGGTTCGATTCCTGTTGTTGGCACCATATCACGAAAGTGTCTAGAAATGTAACAAACAATGTTACATTTTTTATTTAGTTTAAATAAAAAATGCTTCTAATTTAAATATCAGTTTTATAAAACCTGTATTATTTAGCAGTTTTAACAACTGGTCTTCTAAGTTCTTTAAGTCTTGCTGATTTACCTTTACGATCACGCATGTAGTAAAGTTTTGCACGACGAATTTTGTTTGATCTAACAACTT comes from Mycoplasma iguanae and encodes:
- the nadE gene encoding NAD(+) synthase, producing the protein MKLLDYYNYLVKWVQESVKNAKCDGVIVGLSGGIDSSVVAAIAKDAFPNNSLGLIMPIESSDQDLKDAISVVQKLDLSFEIVDLNETFKVMTSHLPVVNKLAIANIKPRLRMTTLYAFAQEKKYLVLGTDNMAEMFLGYFTKYGDGGVDLLPIVHLTKMEVFELAKLIGIPQQIIEKKPSAGLWENQEDEQELGFSYEDFDNYVYNKSSLDRETIKKIELQHQITEHKRKSIPQPEKFLK